A genome region from Lucilia cuprina isolate Lc7/37 chromosome 3, ASM2204524v1, whole genome shotgun sequence includes the following:
- the LOC111678938 gene encoding dynein axonemal intermediate chain 7 has translation MAPPKKKLSKKEKARLEAEQAEMLRLEMEREKLKKLEEARQRRKVEREEAKRRLQLEIQENKQRRAQLKNSMAFFHQIRECTDAIKMASKNQNDWEKFMRCNGLPNSNSPSDLRKYIHQWQIDIERRNRESRNWLLKTNERTLLTQDINIPDLTKATLRQQQGNLGDVYAQRVKEILGILLELEEVLGDKQKPAHTLTDLSKLKTEIRVLLKDYLDDFTHKIMSHIERDMEIDRPGVSKHIYESEVFKSFIWTFSKDAQISLCAKPRIGEQNLHNEIDFPLIEMQISLPPTVSLYSSALRGLWLNYDHFSDYCPSFKLKKPRPDYINMLTQTKKEWRKRKEILQNMLDECSKEVPLTELEQFEHERDLTSQQAREKSLDVDKLYLEYEDELNKLRRRAIGPEGFGLTDTDVNLRKYRIIGGVYCTDYLETPQQDKQLNARSFIRTIFAPNKLLHKNYYQTFKPPPPPQPGVRRLPEEIEAEMRMVEAALDKLALVTVQLPDSVIWFEPPIACRWETQIETLESDLTEGIKQPINSNSGNTTDVTPLSTTTNLSPLKSLSPRFPASKLRKKSSQKSSGSNLPVREVNDFDMFQMPSEIDIYSLLKDFIAPRLPQGFSVRIDGSRMKQLQQHKQKKGKKKQKQTKVLFLARPKTTINSLETEGPAQISLKVKQDLQKIHKTRITEDFLDFDEPKEFFPCVQFEKLLKIKPLDKVNEQHDVKLDLKNRNSDDAQDNVEKLKSFSRDDSKGSLVSVTSYKSSKSATSGDSVSRCSSEMTDKKEVTRTYMFSQLIEDLDRLCDLQTPVQQEELLQQISEILMGKNNTTAASTLSGKDVTCDVGAAETEAAGDEGDTKTTTAAVSTLTDVMQQPAAFGYYSGISFVREAETLREEDEEEEEGNAEDDDQTSTDEEEYDDDDYDEYFLNENLDNEAALTSYRSEASGGTSGVTAVAATASSGKETGIHDFLNKHSHSDTNSSGDGKKAKLLNESTFTQGKWSTRDVHDTKFNEDKLSIQFRTGRMGIFGFALNRYSNMPYQTWEIKPDLKCPENILFSFTASLVSLDITITSQGFCVNNFQGGSTTAINEMIGKTLSLDAIKQILISSAVDIFPEEDAFCYTEGSCEKNYVMEMHLYACMSTLALSHNFSWSRWNLLAGSRTAVLLLRELVDGKKVPNHSTLLVTPLKTAA, from the exons ATGGCT CCACCTAAAAAGAAATTGTCAAAAAAGGAAAAGGCTCGTTTAGAGGCTGAACAAGCGGAAATGTTGCGTCTTGAGATGGAGAGAGAAAA ACTTAAAAAACTTGAAGAAGCTCGCCAACGGCGTAAAGTTGAACGGGAAGAAGCCAAGCGTCGTCTACAGCTTGAAATTcaggaaaataaacaaagacGGGCACAATTGAAAAATAGTATGGCATTTTTTCATCAAATACGAGAATGTACTGACGCCATAAAAATGGCGTCTAAAAATCAAAATGATTGGGAAAAATTTATGCGTTGTAATGGTCTGCCAAATTCCAACAGTCCCAGTGATTTGCGCAAATACATACATCAATGGCAAATTGATATCGAACGAAGGAATCGTGAATCACGCAATTGGTTATTGAAAACCAACGAAAGAACTCTGCTTACACAGGATATAAATATACCGGATTTAACTAAAGCTACGCTGCGCCAGCAGCAGGGAAATTTGGGAGATGTGTATGCCCAAAGGGTTAAGGAAATATTGGGG ATTCTTTTGGAACTAGAAGAAGTTTTGGGAGACAAACAGAAACCCGCTCACACTTTAACCGATTTAAGTAAATTGAAAACGGAAATAAGAGTATTACTTAAAGACTATTTGGATGATTTCACCCATAAAATAATGTCCCATATAGAAAGAGATATGGA aATTGATCGTCCTGGTGTTTCCAAGCATATTTATGAATCTGaagttttcaaaagttttatttggaCTTTTTCTAAAGACGCACAAAT CTCTTTGTGTGCAAAACCACGTATTGGAGAGCAAAATCTTCATAATGAGATTGATTTTCCTCTAATTGAAATGCAAATCTCTTTGCCACCAACGGTCAGCCTATATAGTTCTGCTTTGAGGGGTTTATGGTTAAATTATGATCATTTCAGTGACTATTGTCCCAGTTTTAAACTCAAAAAGCCTAGACCAGATTACATCA atATGCTAACACAAACCAAAAAGGAATGGCGCAAACGGAAGGAGATTTTACAAAACATGTTGGATGAATGTTCTAAGGAAGTACCATTAACAGAATTGGAACAATTTGAACACGAACGTGATTTGACTTCACAACAAGCCCGTGAGAAAAGCCTAGATGTGGATAAATTGTATTTAGAGTATGAGGATGAATTGAATAAGTTGAGGAGAAGAGCCATTGGCCCAGAGGGGTTTGGTTTGACGGATACCGATGTTAATTTGAGAAAATATCGCATAATTGGTGGAGTCTATTGCACAGATTATTTAGAAACACCACAACAGGATAAACAGCTAAACGCCAGATCGTTTATAAGAACAA TATTTGCTCCAAACAAATTGTTGCATAAAAACTACTACCAGACCTTTAAACCACCGCCACCACCACAGCCTGGAGTCAGACGTTTACCCGAAGAAATTGAAGCTGAAATGCGCATGGTAGAGGCTGCCTTAGACAAATTAGCTTTAGTAACTGTACA GCTACCAGACAGCGTTATTTGGTTTGAACCACCTATAGCTTGTCGTTGGGAAACGCAGATCGAAACTTTAGAATCTGATTTGACAGAAGGCATTAAACAACCCATTAACTCCAACAGTGGCAATACGACAGATGTCACTCCCTTGTCTACCACTACTAATCTCAGTCCTTTGAAAAGTCTCTCACCGCGTTTTCCAGCTTCCAAACTACGCAAGAAAAGTTCGCAAAAATCTTCCGGCAGTAATTTACCTGTACGAGAAGTTAATGATTTTGATATGTTTCAAATGCCAAGTGAAATCGACATTTACAGTTTACTTAAGGACTTCATAGCGCCACGTTTACCACAGGGATTCTCTGTACGTATAGATGGTAGCCGCatgaaacaactacaacaacataaacaaaagAAGGGCAAAAAGAAGCAAAAgcaaacaaaagttttgtttttagcaCGGCCTAAAACAACAATCAACTCACTAGAGACAGAAGGACCAGCACAAATTTCACTAAAAGTTAAACaagatttacaaaaaattcataaaacacGCATAACAGAAGATTTCTTGGATTTCGATGAGCCTAAGGAATTCTTTCCATGCGTACAATTTGAGaaactattgaaaataaaaccaCTCGATAAAGTTAACGAACAACATGATGTTAAATTagatttgaagaatagaaacaGTGATGATGCCCAAGACAATGTGGAAAAGTTGAAATCTTTTAGTCGAGATGACAGCAAAGGAAGTCTTGTAAGCGTTACAAGTTATAAAAGCTCCAAAAGTGCTACGAGTGGTGATAGTGTATCAAGATGTTCATCTGAAATGACTGACAAAAAGGAAGTTACTAGGACTTACATGTTTTCACAATTAATAGAG GACTTGGATCGTTTGTGTGACTTACAAACTCCAGTGCAGCAGGAGGAGCTGCTACAGCAGATTTCAGAAATTCTAATGGGAAAAAACAACACAACGGCAGCATCAACATTAAGTGGAAAAGACGTTACTTGTGATGTTGGAGCAGCCGAAACAGAAGCAGCAGGAGACGAAGgagatacaaaaacaacaacagcagcagtatcAACATTGACGGATGTAATGCAACAACCCGCAGCATTTGGCTATTATTCTGGTATATCCTTTGTACGTGAGGCAGAGACATTACGGGAGGAAGACGAAGAGGAGGAAGAAGGTAACGCTGAAGATGATGATCAAACAAGTACAGATGAAGAGgaatatgatgatgatgactatgacgaatactttttaaatgaaaacctaGACAACGAGGCAGCATTAACATCGTATCGTAGTGAAGCTAGTGGTGGTACGAGTGGTGTCACTGCTGTTGCTGCTACCGCATCGTCGGGTAAGGAGACTGGTATACATGATTTCCTAAATAAACACAGTCACAGCGATACAAACAGCAGCGGTGATGG taaaaaaGCAAAACTATTAAATGAATCCACGTTTACTCAGGGTAAATGGAGCACACGTGACGTACATGATACAAAATTCAATGAAGATAAACTATCAATACAATTTCGTACAGGACGTATgg GAATATTTGGTTTTGCTTTAAATCGATACAGTAATATGCCGTATCAAACCTGGGAAATAAAACCCGATTTAAAGTG TCCCGAAAACATTCTATTTAGTTTTACGGCCTCTCTAGTCAGTTTGGACATAACCATCACATCACAGGGTTTTTGTGTCAACAATTTCCAAGGTGGCTCAACGACCGCCATCAATGAGATGATTGGCAAAACTCTGTCGTTGGATGCCATAAAACAGATTTTGATTTCGTCAGCCGTCGACATTTTCCCCGAAGAGGATGCATTCTGCTATACTGAGGGTTCTTGCGAAAAGAATTACGTGATGGAAATGCATTTGTATGCCTGCATGTCGACACTGGCATTGTCACACAATTTTAGTTGGTCGCGATGGAATCTTTTGGCAGGCAGCCGTACCGCTGTCCTGCTATTGAGGGAATTGGTCGATGGCAAAAAGGTG CCAAATCATTCAACTTTATTGGTGACCCCTTTAAAAACG GCAGCCTGA